From a region of the Methanothermobacter sp. genome:
- a CDS encoding histidine kinase dimerization/phosphoacceptor domain -containing protein, giving the protein MEWSDSVLFARRLSVSASATVIVISTLILAGWATGNQHLMGNILGSPPTQPVTAALFIPIAASLIALSRGFRLPAILTGTFLLVFYILTLSGYIQGAEYGYNSRIITVALFLIYAAVLFLFSTSRFSAAQIITFPAGVISYCVLVGYAAGLGVYGEYFLMALYTAVLHILIAISILSLYPERGVMAPLHASFVGGHIVRLILPMMIASITVLGLVTLKIRDYVFPGFGEVFLMGMTSSLIIISVIIVAVELNRIDMRREAYRRDLRRTQRFFRDVLANLAEAVAVVDADGNTIYQNTAMKRLGLVEFPEYSGERRPVIIDRMDINGRHYTGWMVPRFQGGEYAGFIVSLTDITDLIVAKRSLEDALMERDALLSEVHHRVKNNLQIIISLLNIQAMNADEDTRQVLMDAQSRVRAMAIIHETLYDSGDFSGVLMSSFITRLIERLISAHSVYGVDFEVDADVRLNLETAIPLGLFINEAVTNSIRHAFPDGRGMIRVSIDPGDVMHLTVEDDGRGMGEVPEGTVGLSLMRALADQLEGEFEIISDGGTAVSLRFRELEYVRRI; this is encoded by the coding sequence ATGGAGTGGTCTGATTCTGTTCTTTTTGCAAGGAGGCTCTCAGTTTCTGCTTCAGCAACAGTAATAGTGATATCTACCCTCATACTTGCGGGCTGGGCAACCGGTAACCAGCATCTCATGGGCAATATCCTGGGATCCCCACCCACCCAGCCGGTAACAGCAGCCCTCTTCATACCCATCGCAGCTTCCCTCATAGCCCTATCAAGGGGCTTCAGGCTTCCCGCGATACTTACAGGGACCTTCCTCCTGGTCTTCTACATCCTGACACTTTCCGGTTACATTCAGGGTGCCGAATACGGTTATAACTCAAGGATCATAACAGTGGCTCTCTTCCTTATATACGCCGCTGTCCTCTTCCTCTTCTCCACATCAAGGTTCAGCGCTGCCCAGATCATCACCTTCCCTGCTGGTGTGATCTCCTACTGCGTCCTTGTGGGTTACGCGGCGGGCCTAGGTGTCTATGGGGAGTACTTTCTCATGGCACTCTACACTGCGGTGCTTCACATACTCATAGCAATCTCCATACTTTCACTCTACCCTGAAAGGGGGGTTATGGCGCCACTTCACGCATCATTTGTTGGCGGCCACATAGTGAGGCTCATACTGCCAATGATGATAGCCAGCATAACCGTACTGGGCCTTGTAACGCTTAAGATAAGGGATTACGTGTTCCCGGGGTTCGGTGAGGTCTTCCTCATGGGCATGACATCATCCCTCATAATAATCTCCGTCATAATCGTCGCTGTGGAACTTAACCGGATCGATATGAGGAGGGAGGCCTACAGGAGGGACCTCAGGAGGACCCAGAGATTCTTCAGGGACGTTCTTGCGAACCTGGCAGAGGCAGTTGCAGTGGTCGACGCTGATGGGAACACCATATACCAGAACACGGCAATGAAGAGGCTTGGTTTGGTGGAGTTTCCTGAGTACAGCGGCGAAAGGAGGCCGGTAATCATTGATAGAATGGACATCAACGGGAGGCACTACACAGGCTGGATGGTCCCCAGGTTTCAGGGCGGCGAATATGCAGGGTTTATAGTCTCACTCACAGATATAACAGACCTCATAGTGGCCAAGAGGTCCCTTGAGGATGCACTCATGGAGAGGGACGCCCTCCTCAGTGAGGTGCACCACCGGGTCAAGAACAACCTCCAGATCATAATAAGCCTCCTGAACATCCAGGCCATGAATGCAGATGAGGATACCCGCCAGGTCCTGATGGACGCCCAGAGCCGGGTGAGGGCGATGGCAATCATCCATGAGACCCTCTATGACAGTGGCGACTTCTCAGGTGTTCTCATGTCATCATTCATAACCAGGCTGATTGAGAGGCTGATAAGCGCCCATTCGGTCTACGGGGTGGACTTTGAGGTGGATGCCGATGTGAGGCTGAACCTGGAGACCGCAATACCCCTGGGCCTGTTCATCAATGAGGCCGTCACCAACTCCATAAGGCATGCGTTCCCTGATGGTAGGGGCATGATACGTGTAAGTATTGATCCAGGTGATGTGATGCACCTCACTGTTGAGGATGATGGTAGGGGTATGGGTGAGGTCCCTGAGGGTACAGTGGGTTTATCCCTCATGAGGGCCCTTGCTGATCAGCTTGAGGGCGAATTTGAGATAATCTCTGATGGCGGCACAGCTGTATCCCTGAGGTTCAGGGAACTTGAGTATGTTCGGAGAATCTAG